The following DNA comes from Streptomyces globosus.
AGTACCCGCACGGGCTGCGCCTCAAGGCGTACGTCGTCCGGGTGGCGAAGGGCGTCCGCGGCCCGTCGGTGACGCTGTCGCGGACCCACCCCAACCTGGTGAAGAAGCTCTTCGCGCTGGAGGTCCCGGAGATCGCGGACGGCAGCGTCGAGATCGCGGCGATCGCCCGCGAGGCCGGCCACCGCACGAAGATCGCCGTACGGTCGACCCGTTCGGGCCTCAACCCGAAGGGCGCCTGCATCGGCCCGATGGGCGCCCGCGTGCGCAACGTCATGGCCGAGCTGCACGGCGAGAAGATCGACATCGTCGACTGGTCGGACGACCCGGCGGAGATGGTGGCGAACGCCCTGTCACCCGCCCGGGTGAGCAAGGTCGAGGTCGTCGACTGGGACTCGCGCTCCGCGCGGGTGACCGTCCCCGACTACCAGCTGTCGCTGGCCATCGGCAAGGAGGGCCAGAACGCCCGCCTCGCCGCGCGGCTGACCGGCTGGCGCATCGACATCCGCCCCGACACGGAGGCGTCCCCGGACGCCGACCGGGCCCGGGGCGGGGAATAAAACCGCTACCCGCGGGCGCTCCCTGCGGGTACACAGTTCAAGACAGCAGATCGCGACAACGTCCGTTCGATTTTGCGCCCGAAGGGGTGAGGTCGGTACGGGGAGGTAGACTTAGGCGTGTCTGGCCGGACGCAAGCCCGCGCATGCCCCGAACGCACCTGTGTGGGGTGCCGGGCGCGAGCGGCCAAGAGCGAACTGCTGCGCATCGTGGCGGTCGGGGACGCGTGCGTCCCCGATCCTCGCGGTACGCTGCCCGGCCGGGGTGCCTACGTGCACCCCGCCGCGGTGTGCGTCGACAAGGCGGTCCGCCGCAGGGCGTTCCCCCGGGCCCTCAGGTCCCCGGGCGCGCTCGACACGGCCGGACTGAGCGACGCCGTGGCCGCTGTGGCCGCGGCGGCACCGTAAGAAGTAGTACGGCACGGACACCCCGTGCGGTCAGGTACCTCGCGAGTTGGAAGTAGGTCGAGATTGCGATGAGCACTCGATGAGTACGCGATGAGTACGCCCATGAAGTAGCGACGGTCCGGCGCAACCCGGACCTCAAAGGAGCGAAGTGGCTAAGGTCCGGGTATACGAACTCGCCAAGGAGTTCGGAGTGGAGAGCAAGGTCGTCATGGCCAAGCTCCAGGAACTCGGTGAGTTCGTCCGTTCGGCGTCCTCGACGATCGAGGCGCCGGTTGTGCGCAAGTTGACCGACGCACTGCAGGGGCCCGGCGGCAACGCCGGCAAGTCCGCTGCCAAGCCGGGAGCGCCCCGCAAGGCCGCCCCCGCCAAGCCCGGGGTCCCGACCCCTGGCCCCATTGCACGTCCCGCCGCCCCGAAGCCCGGCGCCCCGGCCCCCAAGCCGGCCGCAGCCGAGGCCCCGGCAGCGCCTGCCCCGGTGACTCCGGCCTCTCCCGGCCCGCGTCCCGGCCCGAAGGCTCCGGCCGCCCCGAAGCCCGCTCCGGCGGCGCCCGTGGCGACCGAGTTCACCGCACCCCCGGCCGCGCCCGCGCGTCCGGCCCAGGGTGCGACCCCCGGCCCGCGCCCGACGCAGCAGCGTCCCGCGGCCGGCGGCCAGGGCGGTGCCCGTCCCGGCGCCCCGCGCCCCGGTGCGACCCCGGGTGCCCAGGCCCCGCGCCCCGGCGGCGCGGCCCCCGGCCCCCGTCCGGGTGCCCGCCCCGCGGGTCCCCGCCCGGGCAACAACCCGTTCACCTCCGGCGGCTCCACCGGCATGGCGCGCCCGCAGGCGCCCCGTCCGGGCGGCGCACCGCGCCCCGGCGCCCCCGGTGCCGGCGGCGCCGGCGCCCCGCGTCCGCAGGCCGGTCCCGGCGGCGGCCCGCGTCCGCAGGCCCCCGGCGGTCCCCGTCCCACCCCGGGCGGCATGCCCCGCCCGCAGGGCCCGCGCCCGACGCCGGGCGGCAACCGCCCGAACCCCGGCATGATGCCGCAGCGTCCCGCGGCCGGCGGTCCCGGCCCGCGTCCCGGCGGCGGCCCCGGCCGTCCCGGTGCCGGCGGTCCCCGTCCGGGCGGCGCCGGCCGTCCCGGCGGCGGCGGCGGCTTCGCCGGCCGTCCGGCCGGTCCGGGCTCGCGCCCGGCGGGCGGCGGCTTCGGCGGCCCGCGTCCGGGTGGCGGCGGCTTCGGCGGCGGCCCGGGTGGCGGCGGCGGCCGTCCCGGCTTCGGCGGCCGTCCCGGCGGCCCCGGTGCCCGCGGCGGCACGCAGGGCGCGTTCGGCCGTCCCGGCGGTCCGGCCCGCCGCGGCCGCAAGTCGAAGCGGCAGCGGCGCCAGGAGTACGAGGCCATGCAGGCCCCGTCCGTCGGCGGCGTGATGCTGCCCCGCGGCAACGGCGAGACCGTTCGCCTGTCGCGCGGTGCGTCCCTCACCGACTTCGCGGAGAAGATCAACGCCAACCCGGCGTCGCTGGTCGCGGTCATGATGAACCTCGGCGAGATGGTCACGGCCACGCAGTCCGTGTCCGACGCGACCCTCCAGCTCCTCGCCGACGAGATGAACTACACGGTTCAGATCGTCAGCCCGGAGGAGGAGGACCGCGAGCTGCTCGAGTCCTTCGACATCGAGTTCGGCGAGGACGAGGGCGGCGAGGAGCTCCTGGTCGCGCGTCCGCCGGTCGTCACCGTCATGGGCCACGTCGACCACGGCAAGACCCGCCTCCTCGACGCCATCCGCAAGACCAACGTCGTCGCGGGCGAGGCCGGCGGCATCACCCAGCACATCGGTGCCTACCAGGTCGCGACCCAGGTCAACGACGAGGACCGCAAGATCACCTTCATCGACACCCCGGGTCACGAGGCGTTCACCGCCATGCGTGCCCGCGGTGCGAAGTCGACCGACATCGCGATCCTCGTGGTGGCGGCCAACGACGGTGTCATGCCGCAGACGATCGAGGCCCTGAACCACGCCAAGGCGGCCGACGTGCCGATCGTGGTCGCGGTCAACAAGATCGACGTCGAGGGCGCCGACCCGACGAAGGTGCGCGGCCAGCTCACCGAGTACGGCCTGGTGGCCGAGGAGTACGGCGGCGACACGATGTTCGTCGACATCTCCGCCAAGCAGGGCCTGAACATCGACAAGCTGCTCGAGGCCGTGGTCCTGACCGCGGACGCCGCGCTCGACCTGCGCGCCAACCCCGAGCAGGACGCCCAGGGCATCGCGATCGAGTCCCACCTCGACCGCGGCCGCGGTGCCGTCTCGACCGTCCTCGTCCAGCGCGGCACGCTGCGCATCGGCGACACGATGGTCGTGGGCGACGCGTACGGCCGTGTCCGCGCCATGCTCGACGACAAGGGCAACAACGTCGAGCAGGCGGGTCCGTCGACCCCCGTCCTGGTCCTGGGTCTCACCAACGTCCCCGGCGCCGGCGACAACTTCCTCGTCGTCGACGAGGACCGTACGGCCCGCCAGATCGCCGAGAAGCGCGCGGCGCGCGAGCGCAACGCCAACTTCGCCAAGCGCGTCCGTCGCGTGTCCCTCGAGGACCTCGACTCCGTGCTCAAGGCCGGTCTGGTCCAGGAACTCAACCTCATCATCAAGGGCGACGCGTCCGGTGCGGTCGAGGCCCTGGAGTCCTCGCTGCTCCAGCTCGACGTCGGCGAAGAGGTCGACATCCGCGTCCTGCACCGCGGTGTGGGTGCGGTCACCGAGTCCGACATCGACCTGGCGATGGGCTCCGACGCCATCGTCATCGGCTACAACGTCCGCGCGGCCGGCCGTGCCGCGCAGATGGCGGAGCGCGAGGGCGTCGACGTCCGGTACTACTCGGTGATCTACCAGGCCATCGAGGAGATCGAGGCGGCCCTGAAGGGCCTGCTGAAGCCGGAGTACGAAGAGGTCGAGCTCGGTACCGCGGAGGTCCGCGAGGTCTTCCGCTCGTCCAAGCTGGGCAACATCGCGGGTGTCCTCATCCGCTCCGGCGAGGTCAAGCGCAACACCAAGGCGCGCCTGCTCCGCGACGGCAAGGTCGTCGCAGAGAACCTCACGATCACCGGTCTGCGCCGCTTCAAGGACGATGTCACCGAGATCCGCGAAGGCTTCGAGGGCGGTATCAACCTCGGCAACTTCAACGACATCAAGATCGACGACATCATCGCGACGTACGAGATGCGCGAGAAGCCCCGCGCGTAAGCGCGAGGCGGTTCGTACCGTGTCGTGACCGGGGCCGGTCGGCGGAGTATTTCCGTCGATCGGCCCCGGCCGTTGCGTGTACGGTTCTGGTGACCCTGCCGCCAGTCGGCCGGCAGGCCACCGAACCCGGACCGGCGGGACATCCGGAACTGCATGTACGTGGGGACTCTGTCCTTCGACCTGCTCCTCGGCGACGTCCACTCGCTGAAGGAGAAACGCTCCGTCGTCAGGCCCATCGTCGCCGAGCTCCAGCGGAAGTTCTCCGTGAGCGCGGCAGAGGTGGCCGACCAGGAACTGCACCGCCGGGCCCGTATCGGGGTCGCGCTGGTGAGCGGCGACACGGGGTACCTCTCGGACGTACTGGACCGCTGCGAGCGGCTGGTCGCGGCGCGTCCGGAAGTGGAGCTGCTGTCGGTGCGCAGGCGGCTCCACGGTGATGAAGACTGAATGCAAGGAAAGAAGGAGACGGACCAGTGGCCGACAATGCGCGGGCGAAGAAGCTGGCGGACCTCATCCGGGAGGTGGTGGCCGAGAAGCTGCAGCGAGGTGTCAAGGACCCCCGCCTCGGGACCCACGTGACCATCACGGACACCCGGGTCACCGGCGACCTGCGGGAGGCGACGGTCTTCTACACGGTCTACGGCGACGACGAGGACCGCGCCAGCGCGGCGGCGGGCCTGGAGAGCGCCAAGGGCGTCCTGCGCTCGGCGGTCGGCCGGGCGGCGGGCACCAAGTTCACGCCCACCCTGACGTTCGTCGCGGACGCCCTGCCGGAGAACGCGCGGACCATCGAGGACCTCCTCGACAAGGCGCGCGCCTCCGACGCCCAGGTCCGGGAGGTGTCCTCCGGTGCCGAGTACGCCGGCGGCGCCGACCCGTACAAGAAGTCCGGCGACGACGAGGACGCAACCGCGTAATGAGCACCAACGCAGGGAAGGCGCCGGACGGCCTTGTCATCGTCGACAAGCCGTCCGGCTTCACTTCGCACGACGTGGTCGCGAAGATGCGCGGGATCGCCAGGACCCGCCGCGTCGGCCACGCGGGCACGCTCGACCCGATGGCGACGGGCGTGCTCGTCCTGGGCGTCGAGAAGGCCACCAAGCTCCTCGGCCACCTCGCGCTCACGGAGAAGGAGTACCTCGGCACCATCCGCCTCGGCCAGAACACCCTGACCGACGACGCCGAGGGCGAGATCACCTCCTCCGCGGACGCCTCCGCGGTCACCCGCGAGGCCGTCGACGCGGGCGTCGCCAAGCTGACGGGCGAGATCATGCAGGTCCCGTCGAAGGTCAGCGCCATCAAGATCAAGGGCGTGCGGTCCTACAAGCGCGCCCGCGACGGCGAGGACTTCGACATCCCGGCCCGGCCGGTGACCATCTCGTCGTTCCGGGTGTACGACATGCGCGAGGCCGAGGCGGAGGACGGCACGAAGGTCGTCGACCTGGTCGTCTCCGTCGTCTGCTCCAGCGGTACGTACATCCGCGCCCTCGCCCGGGACCTCGGCGCCGACCTCGGCACCGGCGGCCACCTGACCGCGCTGCGGCGCACCCGCGTGGGCCCGTACAAGCTGGACCGGGCGCGGACCCTGGAGCAGCTCCAGGAGGAGCTGACCGTCATGCCGATCGGCGACGCGGCCGCCGCGGCGTTCCCCCGATGGGACCTGGACGCCCGCCGGGCCTCGCTGCTCGGCAACGGCGTCCGGATCGAGATGCCGGAGGAGTACGCGGACCGCGGGCCGATCGCGGTCTTCGGGCCGCAGGGGCAGCTGCTCGGCCTGGTGGAGAGCAAGGGCGGCAAGGCGAAGTCGCTGGCGGTCTTCGCCTGACCTGCGCTGACCCGCGCCTGGCCCCCGGCGTACGCCGGCCCCGCGCGGCGGCGTTGACGTGGAGCGGCGAGCGCCCACCGGCTTCTGCTCACCGCTCCACGACCCCCCTCGGTCAGTCTCTATCCACCGGGGCCTCTTTGTTCACCCGTCCGGGCAGGCGCGCGGAGTGACTGGACGGAGCGCAAGGGGGCGCTTTTCGCCGGCCGCCCGCCTGTGGGCGCCGGGCGGACGTCCGGTGCGCCTCGCGTGCCTCCCGCGGAGGTGACACAGAGCCCGGCCCGGCCCGACACCGATGCGGGACGCCGGGCGGGGGCATGGCAGTCTTAGACCTGGTATCGGCAGGACACAGGACAGGGCCTACACGGTTCGGGCGAGGAGCGGTCACAGTGCAGCGCTGGCGTGGCTTGGAGGACATCCCCCAGGACTGGGGGCGCAGCGTCGTCACCATCGGCTCGTACGACGGTGTGCACCGGGGCCACCAGCTGATCATCGGGCGTGCCGTCGCCAGGGCGCGGGAGCTCGGTGTGCCGTCCGTCGTGGTCACCTTCGACCCGCACCCCAGCGAGGTCGTCCGCCCCGGCAGCCACCCGCCGATCCTGGCGCCGTACGACCGGCGCGCCGAGCTGATGGCCGGGCTGGGGGTGGACGCGCTGCTGATCCTGCCGTTCACGGCGGAGTTCTCGCAGCTCTCCCCGTCCGACTTCATCGTGAAGGTGCTCGTCGACAAGCTGCACGCGCGCGCCGTCATCGAGGGCCCGAACTTCCGCTTCGGCCACCGCGCCGCCGGAAACGTCGACTTCCTGCGCGAGCTGGGCGCCACGTACGACTACGAGGTCGAGGTCGTCGACCTCTTCGAGCGGGGCACCGCGGGCGGCGGCGTGCCGTTCTCCTCCACGCTGGCCCGCAAGCTGGTCGCCGAGGGCGACATGGAGGGCGCCGCCGAGGTGCTGGGCCGCCCGCACCGCGTCGAGGGCGTCGTCGTGCGCGGCGCGCAGCGCGGGCGCGAGCTGGGCTACCCCACGGCCAACGTCGAGACCCCGCCGCACACGGCGATCCCCGCGGACGGCGTGTACGCGGGCTGGCTGACCGCGAACGGCGAGCGGATGCCGGCGGCGATCTCGGTGGGGACGAACCTGCAGTTCGACGCCACCGAGCGGACCGTGGAGGCGTACGCGATCGACCGGATCGGCCTCGACCTGTACGGGCTGCACGTCACCGTGGACTTCCTCGCCTACGTGCGGGGCATGGCCCGGTTCGAGTCGCTGGACGGCCTGCTGGAGGCCATCGCGGACGACGTGAAGCGGGCGCGGGCGCTGACCCAGGAGTACGACGCGCGGCACGCGCTGCACTGAGCGCGCGGAGCAGCGGCGAAGGGCCCGAGCCCCCCGGAGGGGGCACGGGCCCTTCGGCGTCGGCCCTCAGCCGAGGCGCGGGTCGCGCGGGGGCTGCTGGCCCGGCTGCGGCTGCTGCGGCCAGGGTCCGCCCGGCTGGGCGGGGTACGGCTGCGCGGGCTGAGGGTAGGGCTGCGGGTAGCCGGTCGGAGCGCCCTGGGGGTGGGCCTGGGGGTGCGGCTGCCCGTACGGCTGCCCCGGGGCCGCCGGCGGCTGCGGGGCTCCCCACTGCTGCGGGGGCGCCTGCCGGGCGGCGCGGACGAAGTCCTCGGCCACGAGGGAGGCGAGGTGGAAGTACGCCTCGCGGGTCTTCGGCCGCATCAGGTCGAGGTCGACCTCGGCGCCGGCGGCGAGGTGCTCGTCGAAGGGCACCACGACGACGCCGCGGCAGCGGGTCTCGAAGTGCTGGACGATGTCCTCGGTCTTGATCATCTTGCTGGTCTCGCGGACCCCGGAGATGACGGTGAGGGAGCGCGAGACGAGGTCGCCGTACCCGTGCGCGGAGAGCCAGTCGAGCGTGGTGCTGGCGCTGCTCGCGCCGTCCACGGACGGCGTCGAGATGATGATCAGCTGGTCGGCGAGATCCAGGACGCCGCGCATCGCCGAGTAGAGCAGGCCGGTGCCGGAGTCGGTGAGGATGATCGGGTACTGGCGGCCGAGCGTGTCGATGACGCGGCGGTAGTCCTCGTCGTTGAACGTGGTCGACACGGCCGGGTCGACGTCGTTCGCGATGATCTCCAGGCCGGAGGGGGCCTGCGAGGTGAACCGCCGGATGTCCATGTACGAGTTCAGGTACGGGATCGCCTGGACCAGGTCCCGGATGGTCGCCCCGGTCTCGCGGCGGACCCGGCGGCCGAGGGTGCCGGCGTCCGGGTTCGCGTCGATGGCCAGGATCTTGTCCTGGCGCTCGCTGGCCAGGGTCGCGCCGAGCGCGGTGGTCGTCGTCGTCTTGCCGACGCCGCCCTTGAGGCTGATCACGGCGATCCGGTAGCAGGACATCACCGGGGTGCGGATCAGCTCCAGCCTGCGCAGGCGCTCGGCCTCGGCCGCCTTGCCGCCGAAGCGGAAGCCCGCCCGCTGCGGCTTGGGCTTCTGCTTGCCGCGCAGCAGCCGGTCGGAGGACAGCTCGACGGCCGCCGTGTACCCGAGCGGCGCGCCGCCCGCGGCGGGGCCGGGCTGGTAGTGCGGGTCGTGCGGCTGCGGACCGGGTTGCGGGCCGGCCGGCCACTGGGCTGCGGTCCGCGGGTCGATCTGCGGCTGCGGCTGCGGCTGCTGCGGCTGCGGCTGGGCGGGGGCATGCAGCGGCGCGGCCTCGGCGGCCGGCGCCGGCGCCGAGGGCGGGTAGGCGTAGCCGCCGGCGTTGGCGGGGGCCTGGGGCGGGAAGCCGTAGCCCTGCGGGGCCGCGGGGGCCTGCGAGGCGGGCGGGTAGGCGTACCCGCCCACCGCGGGCGCGGGCGCGTAGGGGTGGCCGCCCGCCGCGCCGGGGGCCTGGGGCGGGAAGCCGTTGCCCTGGGGGGTCGCCGGGGGAGCGTACGGGGAAGGGGCCGGCTGCTGCGGGGGAGCGTCGGCCGGCGCCGGAGCAGCGGGGAACGCCTGCGGCGCCGGCGGTGCTTCGGCGGCGGGTGCGTACCCGGCGGGCGTGTACCCGGCGGGCACCGCATCGGCCGGAGCCGGCTCGGATGCTGCCGGGGGCAGGGCCGTCCCCTCGGCCGGGGCAGCCGGGTGGGGGACCGCACCGGAGGCGCCGGCCGGCTTGCCCAGCACGATGCCCCGCCCGGACGAGGCGGTCCCGGGCGCCTGGAGCTGCGGCACGCCGAAGGACGGCGTCCCGGATGCCGGGGCCTGCGGGGAGGGCGCGGGCAGCGCCGGGACCGCGCCGTCGGAGGGCGCCGGTACGGGAGCGGGCGCCGAGGGCGCGGCCGCGTCTGCCGGTACGGGCGTCAGCGCGGGCGGTACGGCCGCGTCGGCCGGGAGGTGCTGCGGCACCTCGGCCGGTGCCGCCGGGAAGGCCGGTCCGGGCGCCGGCGCACCCTCGGCCGGGCCTGCCGCGAAGGACTGCCCGGCCTGCGGTGCGTCGGCCGGAGCCGGTGCCTCGGGGAAGGCCGGTGCGGGCGCGCTGTCGGCCGGACCCGCCGTGAACGGCTGCCCGGCCCGCGGTGCTTCGGCCGGTGCCGGTACGGGCGCCGCCGTGCCCTCGGCAGAGGTGAGCGGCTGCGCGGCCTGCGGCGCGTCGGCCGGAGCCGGAGCCCCGGGGAAGGCCGGTGCGGGCGCGGGCGCGCCCTCGTCGGCGGCGAAGGGCTGCGGCGCCTCGGCCTGAGCCGGTACGGACGTCTCCGGGAAGGCGGGTCCGGCCGGCAGCGCGGGGGCGTCGGCCGGGTCCGCGGCCAGGGGCTGCGGTGCCTCGGCCGGGGTCGGGCCGGGCGCGGGGGCCGTCGGCGCGGCATCCGCCGTCGGCGCGGGCGCCGACGCCGGGTCAGGAACGGCCGGGGCAGCGGGGTCCGGAGCCGGCGCGGCCGTGTCCGCGGTGCGCGCCGGGGGAGCCATGCGCATCGTCGGAGGCGAGGCGAGCTCCGAGGGCCGGTGCGGTTCGAAGCCGCTGCCCTCGGGCAGCGCGGGGACGGGCGAGGCCGGGGCCGCGCCCTGCGTGTACCAGGCGGGCGGCGTGTAGTCGATGGTGAACTCGCCCGTCACCTCGGGCTCCGCGTCGGACTGATCGTCCGTCGGGACGTCCCACGCCCCGCCGCGCCTCTCGTTCCGATCGCCGCTCACTCGTCCTCCTGGTCTGTCGAACACCGGTCCGGCGCCGCTCGGCGCCACGCCCACGCCCAGCCTAATCGGGCGCCGACGCCGGTGTCCGCCCCCGTCGGGCGACGCCCCCGCCCCCTGCCGGTTCCCCGCGCCTGCGGCCCCGCACCGCGCCACTCCTGCGGCGCGCAGTGCGAGCAGGGCCGCTGAGCCGGTGTCACCCCGCCGGCCGACCGGGGCGGCGTACGCAGGCCCGCGGGGGTCTGTTCAGTCGATGCGGCGGCAGGGCCCGAGGAGGGAGGACTCCTGCTCCGTGCCCTGCGTCATGACGAACTGCCGGTCCCGCGCCGTGCACCACAGGGTCACGCCGTCGCCCAGCGTCGGCAGCGACTCCACCGTCTGCCGGGGCAGGCCCATCAGGCGGCCGATCTGCTCCGCCTCGTCCGGGGAGACCCGCTGGACGCCGACGAGCGCCGAGTTCTGCAGCAGCCGCGGCGCCGTCGGGCTCAGGTACGGCAGCAGCGTCACCACGGACTGCCAGGGGCCCGCCACCACGCGCCCGCGCGGCGGCCGCATCCCGCAGTCGCGGACCACCAGCACCGGGCTCCCCGCGGAGGCGCCCTGCGGCGGAACCCGGCCCACGTCGTGCAGCGTCACGCACTGCTGCCCGCCGCCGGCCGCCTGCGCCAGCCCGGCCCACGCCTGGGCGCGGCCGGTCTCCACCGCGACGCGGGCCCCGGTGGCCGCGGCGCGCAGCGCGAGCACCTGGGCCGTCCACAGGCCGCCGATCAGCGTCACCTCGTACGGGGTGGGCCGGTTGATGCCGAGCACCGCGGGCCTGCCGTGGGCGTCGACACCGATGACGACGCCGTCGTCGCCGACCGGCAGGGCCAGCGCGTCGAGGTCCGCCACCGGCACGGTGTGCCGTTCGCGGCGCGGGCCGATCAGCCCGAAGCCGCCCCTGGCCGTGCTCTTCATCGCGCGCCTCCCAGCGGCAGCGAGGCCAGCAGCCCCGGCACCTGTTCGCGGTCGAGCCGGACCAGGCCGGTGCGGACGCCGCGGGCGGTGCGCTCCAGTTCCCGGCGTGCGGCGACCAGTTCCTCGTCGCTGCGGCCCGTCACCCGTACGTGGCCGGTGAGGGTGACGCTCTGCCGCTCGCCGGGGGCCATCGTCAGGCTGAAGTTCGTCGCCAGCGCCTGGAGGGAGGTCAGCAGCGCCACGAACTGCGGCAGGGACGCCGTGCCCGAGCCGCCGAGCTGCGGCCAGCGGCCGATCCAGTACGTGGTGTGGCGCCGGTCGTCGCAGCGCCAGGTGCGGGCCGTCTCCTCGGTGCGCCGGCCGGTGCTCGACGAGCGGCCCGCCTGCGTGATGACCCGGGGGTTGGCGCAGGAGGAGGTGGCCAGGGCCGCCGTCAGCTCCTGCTCGGTGAGCACGGTCGCCCGGAACCCGGCGCCCGCGAGCCGGCTCGCCAGCTGGTCGGCGGCGCGGACCAC
Coding sequences within:
- the truB gene encoding tRNA pseudouridine(55) synthase TruB, whose protein sequence is MSTNAGKAPDGLVIVDKPSGFTSHDVVAKMRGIARTRRVGHAGTLDPMATGVLVLGVEKATKLLGHLALTEKEYLGTIRLGQNTLTDDAEGEITSSADASAVTREAVDAGVAKLTGEIMQVPSKVSAIKIKGVRSYKRARDGEDFDIPARPVTISSFRVYDMREAEAEDGTKVVDLVVSVVCSSGTYIRALARDLGADLGTGGHLTALRRTRVGPYKLDRARTLEQLQEELTVMPIGDAAAAAFPRWDLDARRASLLGNGVRIEMPEEYADRGPIAVFGPQGQLLGLVESKGGKAKSLAVFA
- a CDS encoding SCO5717 family growth-regulating ATPase, with translation MSGDRNERRGGAWDVPTDDQSDAEPEVTGEFTIDYTPPAWYTQGAAPASPVPALPEGSGFEPHRPSELASPPTMRMAPPARTADTAAPAPDPAAPAVPDPASAPAPTADAAPTAPAPGPTPAEAPQPLAADPADAPALPAGPAFPETSVPAQAEAPQPFAADEGAPAPAPAFPGAPAPADAPQAAQPLTSAEGTAAPVPAPAEAPRAGQPFTAGPADSAPAPAFPEAPAPADAPQAGQSFAAGPAEGAPAPGPAFPAAPAEVPQHLPADAAVPPALTPVPADAAAPSAPAPVPAPSDGAVPALPAPSPQAPASGTPSFGVPQLQAPGTASSGRGIVLGKPAGASGAVPHPAAPAEGTALPPAASEPAPADAVPAGYTPAGYAPAAEAPPAPQAFPAAPAPADAPPQQPAPSPYAPPATPQGNGFPPQAPGAAGGHPYAPAPAVGGYAYPPASQAPAAPQGYGFPPQAPANAGGYAYPPSAPAPAAEAAPLHAPAQPQPQQPQPQPQIDPRTAAQWPAGPQPGPQPHDPHYQPGPAAGGAPLGYTAAVELSSDRLLRGKQKPKPQRAGFRFGGKAAEAERLRRLELIRTPVMSCYRIAVISLKGGVGKTTTTTALGATLASERQDKILAIDANPDAGTLGRRVRRETGATIRDLVQAIPYLNSYMDIRRFTSQAPSGLEIIANDVDPAVSTTFNDEDYRRVIDTLGRQYPIILTDSGTGLLYSAMRGVLDLADQLIIISTPSVDGASSASTTLDWLSAHGYGDLVSRSLTVISGVRETSKMIKTEDIVQHFETRCRGVVVVPFDEHLAAGAEVDLDLMRPKTREAYFHLASLVAEDFVRAARQAPPQQWGAPQPPAAPGQPYGQPHPQAHPQGAPTGYPQPYPQPAQPYPAQPGGPWPQQPQPGQQPPRDPRLG
- the rbfA gene encoding 30S ribosome-binding factor RbfA, which translates into the protein MADNARAKKLADLIREVVAEKLQRGVKDPRLGTHVTITDTRVTGDLREATVFYTVYGDDEDRASAAAGLESAKGVLRSAVGRAAGTKFTPTLTFVADALPENARTIEDLLDKARASDAQVREVSSGAEYAGGADPYKKSGDDEDATA
- a CDS encoding YlxR family protein, whose amino-acid sequence is MSGRTQARACPERTCVGCRARAAKSELLRIVAVGDACVPDPRGTLPGRGAYVHPAAVCVDKAVRRRAFPRALRSPGALDTAGLSDAVAAVAAAAP
- the nusA gene encoding transcription termination factor NusA yields the protein MDIDMSALRGLVREKEISFDLLVEAIESALLIAYHRTEGSFRRARVELDRTNGHVVVWAMEDPRDLEEGQEPKEFDDTPSDFGRIAATTAKQVILQRLRDAEDDLTFGEFAGREGDVMTGVVQQGKDPKNVLVDIGKLEAILPVQEQVPGEEYPHGLRLKAYVVRVAKGVRGPSVTLSRTHPNLVKKLFALEVPEIADGSVEIAAIAREAGHRTKIAVRSTRSGLNPKGACIGPMGARVRNVMAELHGEKIDIVDWSDDPAEMVANALSPARVSKVEVVDWDSRSARVTVPDYQLSLAIGKEGQNARLAARLTGWRIDIRPDTEASPDADRARGGE
- the infB gene encoding translation initiation factor IF-2, which codes for MAKVRVYELAKEFGVESKVVMAKLQELGEFVRSASSTIEAPVVRKLTDALQGPGGNAGKSAAKPGAPRKAAPAKPGVPTPGPIARPAAPKPGAPAPKPAAAEAPAAPAPVTPASPGPRPGPKAPAAPKPAPAAPVATEFTAPPAAPARPAQGATPGPRPTQQRPAAGGQGGARPGAPRPGATPGAQAPRPGGAAPGPRPGARPAGPRPGNNPFTSGGSTGMARPQAPRPGGAPRPGAPGAGGAGAPRPQAGPGGGPRPQAPGGPRPTPGGMPRPQGPRPTPGGNRPNPGMMPQRPAAGGPGPRPGGGPGRPGAGGPRPGGAGRPGGGGGFAGRPAGPGSRPAGGGFGGPRPGGGGFGGGPGGGGGRPGFGGRPGGPGARGGTQGAFGRPGGPARRGRKSKRQRRQEYEAMQAPSVGGVMLPRGNGETVRLSRGASLTDFAEKINANPASLVAVMMNLGEMVTATQSVSDATLQLLADEMNYTVQIVSPEEEDRELLESFDIEFGEDEGGEELLVARPPVVTVMGHVDHGKTRLLDAIRKTNVVAGEAGGITQHIGAYQVATQVNDEDRKITFIDTPGHEAFTAMRARGAKSTDIAILVVAANDGVMPQTIEALNHAKAADVPIVVAVNKIDVEGADPTKVRGQLTEYGLVAEEYGGDTMFVDISAKQGLNIDKLLEAVVLTADAALDLRANPEQDAQGIAIESHLDRGRGAVSTVLVQRGTLRIGDTMVVGDAYGRVRAMLDDKGNNVEQAGPSTPVLVLGLTNVPGAGDNFLVVDEDRTARQIAEKRAARERNANFAKRVRRVSLEDLDSVLKAGLVQELNLIIKGDASGAVEALESSLLQLDVGEEVDIRVLHRGVGAVTESDIDLAMGSDAIVIGYNVRAAGRAAQMAEREGVDVRYYSVIYQAIEEIEAALKGLLKPEYEEVELGTAEVREVFRSSKLGNIAGVLIRSGEVKRNTKARLLRDGKVVAENLTITGLRRFKDDVTEIREGFEGGINLGNFNDIKIDDIIATYEMREKPRA
- a CDS encoding bifunctional riboflavin kinase/FAD synthetase is translated as MQRWRGLEDIPQDWGRSVVTIGSYDGVHRGHQLIIGRAVARARELGVPSVVVTFDPHPSEVVRPGSHPPILAPYDRRAELMAGLGVDALLILPFTAEFSQLSPSDFIVKVLVDKLHARAVIEGPNFRFGHRAAGNVDFLRELGATYDYEVEVVDLFERGTAGGGVPFSSTLARKLVAEGDMEGAAEVLGRPHRVEGVVVRGAQRGRELGYPTANVETPPHTAIPADGVYAGWLTANGERMPAAISVGTNLQFDATERTVEAYAIDRIGLDLYGLHVTVDFLAYVRGMARFESLDGLLEAIADDVKRARALTQEYDARHALH
- a CDS encoding DUF503 domain-containing protein — its product is MYVGTLSFDLLLGDVHSLKEKRSVVRPIVAELQRKFSVSAAEVADQELHRRARIGVALVSGDTGYLSDVLDRCERLVAARPEVELLSVRRRLHGDED